DNA from Lagenorhynchus albirostris chromosome 15, mLagAlb1.1, whole genome shotgun sequence:
TTCATCACTGTTTAGGGAGTCCCCGCTCTGGTCGTGAGACAAGTCCACAGACGCCTGGTCCTCTGACTCGACGATCAGCAGagtctccccctccacctccccctcctccagcccctccgAGGTGGACGTTCTTGTGGCTTCATCGTCGTGCCGACTGATCAAACTGCTCAGATGGATGTTACTCTCCATCCCTCCCGGCTTGCAGGTTCAGTGCTCTTGGGAACAATCCCAGTTTCTGGACACTAAGCTTGAAGGGGCTCCTTGCTGACCACACAAACACACTCTCAGAAGAGCGTCTGCCTGACTCTACTCAGACACAAGGGGCACTTAAAGCAATTATTTAGAATATACGATCCATCGTCCTTTTTCTGATCAAGTTTAAAAGGACGGTGACCACAAAAAGGCTGAAGATCACACTAAGCTGTTCTCCATCAACACTCACACACACTTAACGCTGTCTGTTCCATCAATATCTCACACGCATTTCAAGTCACGTTTTTTGAGATCCTTTTGCCAACAccatcttctctctttctgcttcaaGTTGCTCAGTCAGAAGAATCTGTTCTCCCAAAAGacgaatattttcttttttccgaTTTTGCCTCTCAATGTCTCTGATCACTCCGTCACGAAGCctctaaaaatgttaagaaacagATTTTAGTGAAACTCAGAACAGGTGGTTCCCTTCCTTGTGTCATTCAAGTCCTAAAATCAGTGTTACCAAAATACACTTAAAACTCTTAGATTCCAAGTACTCAATTTCTATTTTAACTTTCTGTGTAGATGTAAATGTAATAAACCATCAAATTAACTTGGTAGCGTGATAGTATTATTACAGACCTCTTATCATACTTTAAGAAATTTTGcatcatttaatataaaaatgggaaataacaattaaaaaagaaaaactgccactatgctgaattttaaaagtttagttaATATATGGTGCTTTAAAAACttgatgagggacttccctggcggtccagtggttaggactccgcacttccacttcAAGGGGCATGGACActatccctggtcaaggaactaataagatcctgcaagcaacggctcagccaaaaaaaagaaaaaacaagttgaTGAGAGTTACTTGAGTAACTGTGAACTACATTCCTGTTAGCAATTGTCCTAATTGAATAATAAACacccaagaaagaaaattactaaaatttgAACAAACTGTAAGGATGCAAGAAAGTAAAGAACTCGGCTTCTTCTATTATGTACagagaaaaggtaaaaattacAATTACATAAtggggaaagaaggggaaaaagaacGCTACCAGCAGAGGAAAACATAACGGCCCATTGATGGTCGTTACTTTGATAAACACTAAAGACATGTAGAAAATTCCAGAATATGGACCTGGCATCTAAGATGAGACTTTCTAAAGCATCAATCCAGTCATTACTAATAACTTACACTTTACAGGTCATAAAATACTCTAATAACTTAACAGTGGCCTTGTGAGGCAGAATAatgggggcagggcctgggtagggtttttttaattactattatGTCTATTTTAACAACTCACCAAGTACCTACTTGCTGGCCCTCCTCCAGGCCTAGGGCTCCAGTCCCCATTACAGGGGAAGCTGGGTAATTTAAGAGTCCTGGGACTGATAACACAACTGAAAACCAACTGTCCTGAACCCTGTGCCCCTGGCAAGATCTCCATGCAGAATCGGAGGCTCTCattccactcctccctccccagctcatCCTCTCCTGTGCTTCTTCCATCAGGACACACCTACACACGCCACCCAAGCCCCAAAGCCCACACCGTCCACACCTGCTCTGAGgtcctcccctcctttctcagGGACTTTAGCACTCGGCTTGGGATCTTGCTCTCCATCCAGCATTCGCTAGTTTCCTCCAGGTTTCAAAGTCTGTGCCTACTGCCTCGCACATCCCTCCTGCAACTTCCACTTGACTACCTTACTAAGCACCGAGACCTCTTCACCATCACAACTCTAACACCTAGAACGCGGCTCCTCCTGTAGTACTCACTGCTGGTTTTGTTGGGCTCCTGTGATGATCAAGGCTGATGtacgtaaagtgcttagaacagcgcCTGGTATGTGGCAGTCAGTCAGGAAACAATGGGGGACAACAGTCATCGTTTTAGTTCTTGCTTCCTTGAACCTTCCAACACACCCACCGTGTCAAACATTTGTCCTCCTCTTTCCCGCTGCTAGAAAGTAACCCCGGAATGAATAAttggacataaaacacacacAGGTTATTCCGGTCAATCTCAACCTCTAACTTCCAAATACCTAAACCTTACACTTGTCCCATTctgacagtggttctcaaccctggctgcatgtTAGAATCCCTGGGTCGCTTTTAAAGCGTACCTAAGTGGGATCTGCATCcccaagagattctgattcaataggtcaGGAGCAGGGCCCAGGCTGCTACCTGGTAAAACCTTGCAGGAACAATCGCACGTGTAGCTGGAGGTCAGAACCAAGCTTTCACCCAGCCGTACTCCACACTGGGAAAATTCCTGCTCGCTGACCTCAGAGCTACATCTGACATAGCATCTTCTACCCTATCTCAAATTTTCTCCAGCCACCAGCTATTCCTTCTTAGAGAAGAAAATCTCCCGCTTCTGTTCCAAAAGCTAACCCCTTAGAACGACTACATTAATCCCAATCTCTAATCTCTTCCGCGCCCTGTCACCATTAATCATTTCATTCCCTCCCCTAAAATCTTGTATCACAGGCTTCCTCTCCTCTGACTTCCAGAGTGTGAACACGGGACAAAGGCCTCACCTGCTGCATCTCTGCACCCCGAGCACCCGGCGCGGTCCCACGCAGACAAGCCTGTTTACAGTGACTAACCCAGCGGCCTGCGTCCACCCCGGGCCAACCGGGCTCCAccgcacccctcccccccccacacacaccccggcTGCCCCCGCTCGCGCTCGGCCTTCGCCCCCGGAGCAGCTGCGCGTATTCTTCTCTGTTTCCCGACGCGCCCGGGGCGGAGCGTGGCGCACGGGGGCCCAGCAGTAACGTCAGCcgatgggaaaaggaagaaaataagactgAGAGACACAGCAAGACTGACAAGCCCCTGAGCGGTCAAATCAAGGATGTTTCCCCACATAAAACCACCGGAAAGAGAAAAATTGGAGGCCGCTATCTCTATCGTCCCCAGAATCTAGTTTCCATAGCAAACTGTTCCTTAAGAAGGAAAAACTCACCCCCCATACAAGTATATCTCCCAATTCCCGAAAGCGAGAGGCGGGGGAAGCCTCACCAGCGCTTCGACAcccgcggggcgggggcggggccggcccaGAGCACCGGGGACCACCGCCCCCACTTCCCGGATGCCCCAGGGAGCGGTCTCCCCACCTCGGGGGAGgcgggaggagagaaaggaaaggcgAGGAGGAAGCGGCGCCACGCGGAGCCggaccccaggccccaggcctccGCCGCCGCGCGGGCCCGAAGGCGCGGGCACGTGACATCTACCTGCTGGTCCTGCCGCTGCTTCATATGCACGCCCGCCACGGTGGCCGCCGTCAGCACCACCGAGAGGCCCAGCACCACCTTCGAGCTCCCCGACATTCCAGCGCCCGCCGCCGCGGCCTCCGCTCCCCGTGCCCCAGGGCCAGGGCCGCCGCCGAGCGCGCGCCGTTGCCGGGGCGGGCCAGGCTCGACCCCTCGAGCGCAGAGCCCCAGCTGCCGCCAGGCGCGAGCAGTCGAGAGCCGAGCGCCGAGCAACACCCAGGTTCCGCGGAAGGCGCGGCTTCCGGTAGGGCCTAGGAATCGCGGgcatcccctccctgccctgcggGCGGGCGGGTAATAACACTTCCAAGAGCCCCGGCCCAGAGCTGGCCCCAGCACCACCCAAGGCGGGGTTCCAGGCCTGAGCCCTCTCAGTTCATCACCCGCCTCCTGCGGCGGGAGAGTCCGGGGGGCGGGATGCCGGACCCGGTACCTTGCGGACCCTTGACCGCGCGCGTCCCTTCGGAGCGCGGGGCTGCCTCGCTCAATGCCAGCCTCACCAAACGCAGCCCTCGTTGCCCCTTCGGTGGGGAGATGTCAGGAGATGGAGTTTTTCTCGTTAGATGCTGTAGACACGGTCACCTGCTTTCACCTTGACGCTGTGGGGTGGCGGGTCAGGTCTGGTTTTTCTTGACATCAAAAAGTCTTCTGGCTACAGAGCAAGCTCTCTGGGCAGCGGCACGTCTTCGCCTGCTGGCACGAAAGGCGCTGTCCCCTTGTCGCCCAGGTAATCCTTGTGGCATCCCTTCTACACCTAGTTCCCGCACTCAGTTGCCCGAAATGATCGAGCGAAGCAGAGCGTCGAGAACCGCCGCAGAAGGTACTGTGCAAGGTGCACACAGAGGTTGGGCTTTCCAGTGAAAAGGTATTATCATCAAGTCATTCTTTCCCACTAGAATTCCCGAAGGACAAACTTCCTCCTAGGCAAGCAACTGTGGACGCTGTTGATTTGGGCTGAGTCTCCGTTAGCCTCACCCCAGGGCTTCTTCGACATTGATCTCTGTAGTGCCTTGCTGTTCCATCGTCTGTTGTGAGAGCGTCAATGGCTTGAGATGAGTGTTGCTCTCAAGAAATGTAATAAGAAAACAGCTTGTTTTCTTGAAATGTATTGTTATTCTACTTTTTTAAATCCCttatggggggacttccctggtggtccagtggttaagaatccgccttccaacgcagggaaCATGAGTTcatatccctggtcggggaactaagatcccacttgccagggggcaactaagcccgtgtgctgcaactactgagcctttgtgccacaactagagagaagcccacctgtgcactctggagcccacacaccacaactagagagaagtccgtgctccgcaacgaaagatccctcatgccgcaacaaagatcctgcatgccgcaactaagacccaatacagccaaataaataaaatttaaaaaataaaataaaatccgttatggggaattctctggcggcccagtggttaggatttgcgttttcactgccagggcccggattcattccctggatggggaactaaaatcccacaagcgggcttccctggtggcgcggtggttgggagtccgcctgccggtgcaggggacgtgggttcgtgccccggtccgggaggatcctacgtgccgcggagcggctgggcccgtgagccatggccgctgagcctgcgcgtccggagcctgtgctctgcaacgggagaggccacaacagtgagaggcccgcgtacggcaaaaaaaaaaaaaaaaaccaccttaaAATCCCACAAGCTACCAGTCAccacccaaaaagaaaaaaaaatcctttatgtGTTAATGGTGTCAAATTCAGAAATGGATTATCTGTTTAACTATTTGTAAACCTAAGCAGGATGTTTTCTGTGATTATTGTCACATAAATTACAGAGTTGTGAGAGTGACTGCACATCATCAAACATTGAaaccaaaattttttttcattaaacaatTTCCATCTAGTCTCAGTATATTTTTAAGTGTGTCCAGTATGTTTGAATAAAAACAGTTTTCTGAGACAACTTGAAGAGTTTCTACCAatgaatacattttcaaaaaggaaagtCCAGACTTGCTGTTtggctcatttttttccccaacagacTCTGAAATTACCAGGAGCAGTAGGTTCAAGGCAGCCCCCATCCCTCACGCAGCTGAACACCTGGAAGGAAGACAGACTGGTAtcaaataaacacaataaaaaagaCAGGGAGACAGGTGATTGTTATCAGTCAAGTAGCAGTTCTTatgttctgtgtgtttgtgtctccctcaaattcttatgttgaaatcaTAATCCCCAACGggatggtattaagaggtggcACCTTTAGAAGgcaattaggtttagatgaagtcatgagggtggggcccccatgagggggttagtgtccttataagaaggaaaagagactAGACACACAAACAGATGGcacctgcaaaccaggaagagaccctcactagaacctgaccaggcaggcaccctgatctcagacttcccagcctcagaaactgtgagaaataaatgtctgttgtttaagctgcccagtctatggtatttttgttatagcagcccaagctgactaagacagcAATTATCTGTTCCCCAAAGTTAAGTGCAGGTGTGGATCTACTGCTCCAGAGTCAGCATCACCTGACACAGGAGAAGGTTCAAGACCCAGATCTCTGTCAGGACCTTCCAGCACTCTGGGAGCCAGGTGCCAGCTTGTCTTGAGTTCTTCACTCCCTTCCTCTCTGTGGTAAATCATCACTAATGCCTACTCAACGGAAAAGTCCTGCTTAACCACTGCAGACTCTGCGTGAGAGGTGGTCCTGAAGTAATCACAGAAATAAGTACAGGCAGAGCTTCTACTATAGGGTGGAAGATTTAAAATTGAGGCCCACGCACCCACAGGGAGGGTGAGAAGAGTCACTTCATGATGTGCAAACCCTCAGCACGTTCAGGCACCATGCACATTTTAAAGCTGTTTATCCTTGGACCAGCATCTCCTCACTTgctccaccccccagcccctagcaaccaccattctactctctgcttctgtgactttgacatttttagattccacatataagtgagagcgTAGTGTCTTTCTGTGtccagcttatttcacttagcataataaaacGTCCTcctggatttccttcttttttatggctgaataatatctcGTTGTATACATAtcccacaccttctttatccattcatctgtcagtggatacttaggttgttttcatatcttggctattttgaataatgtttcAATGAATGTGGGGATGCAGATACTCttcgagatcctgatttcattttctttggatatatacccaaccgtggggttgctggatcatacagtagttctacttaattttttgaggaacctccatactattttccacaatggctgtaccaacttacttTCCTACCAatcagtgcacaagggttccctttctccacatcctcactaacgcttgttatctcttatctttttggttttttgtttttgtttttcttggccgAGCCACTGAGCTTGcagggatcatagttccccaaccagggattgaaccccgggccccaGCATTGaaaatgtggagtcttaaccactgaactgccagggaattctcttatctttttgataatagccattctaacaggtgtctgtgatatctcattgtggttttgatttgcgtttccctgatggttactgatgttgagtaccttttcatgggCCTGTTGACCAtttcaattataagataaataaattctggggatctaatgtacacagtggtgactatagttaaaaatagttaaaaatacttgtatactggaaatttgctaggacagtagatcttaagtattctcaccacacacagaaaaggtaaactatgtgaagtgatggatgtgcTAATTACCTTGATTGTagtcatcatttcacaatgtatatcaaatcatcacagtgTACACCTTAAGcatgtacaatttttatttgtaagtatacctcaataaagttggggaaaaaagaaattttagaaaaaattttaaggaccaagaagaaaaataaattatgtacatacacacacacatacacactcaaaaaagagagaaatgtagCATTGACACCCGATACAACACAGATGAATATTGATATCTTAAAcccattatgctaagtaaaagaagctagtcacaaaagaccaggtattgtatgatcccatttatataaaatgtccagcataggcaaatccatagaaacagaaagtagattactgGTTGCCAAGGGCAGGGGGTGTTGGAaggtggggagtgactgctaatgagttcTTTTTGGGGAGatgaaatgttctagaattagatcATGGTGATGGGTTCACAGCTCTGTAAATCTActaaaccactgaattgtacactttaaaagggtaaacGTCAAGGTATGTTAATTACtatttcaataaagttgttaaaagaagGTGAAAAAACATAAAGCCGTTTATATGTATCAacttatttcatcttcacagtaggtgctattattatccccattttacagatgaggcaactgaggcacagagcagtaggtaacttgcccagggtccacAGCCTGAAAGTTACAGAGCGACCtaattggttttttgttttgttttcaaaagacaTAAAAGATTAAACTCACCTggtttaaaagtttaaaacagaGAACATATATCTTCGGTGGATAGGGAAAATGTGTATATGTAGAATCTTCCAGTTCCATACTTCAGCTACTTAAAGAAAGGGAGGAGTGGAAAGAAAGGGAGGCCACTAAGAATGGACACACAGGTGATCTGTAGGTCCTGAGGTCATAGCATTGGCCTCTCGGGATGTTCACCTGACTTCTGTGCCCCGTTCACGTGGGCCTCTGGGGTTCAGTTTTCAGGTCTCCCATTCCTCCCTTTGCAGGAGCCTGCAGTCCTCCAGCGGGATGTTGTTCTCAGAAGGTGGCATCTGTGAGCGGAGCTCTACAGCAGCAAAGGGCTTCTGGCTTCAGTGGGGACAGTCCCTGACCTCTtggggcctcggtttccccctcTGTACTGTGGGGATGATGATATgcctgctgcctcctgggcttgctGGTTGAGAGGAGGAATCAGCAGCGTGAGTGCACCAAGCCAGGTGTGGGGCGGTGATGCCTGCCGCGCCCCGGCCAGTGAGCCTTCAGTG
Protein-coding regions in this window:
- the LOC132506361 gene encoding protein PET117 homolog, mitochondrial; this translates as MSGSSKVVLGLSVVLTAATVAGVHMKQRQDQQRLRDGVIRDIERQNRKKENIRLLGEQILLTEQLEAEREKMVLAKGSQKT